The following nucleotide sequence is from Roseivirga sp. BDSF3-8.
CCAGCGCGCGCAGGCAATCTACCGCTACACAGTAGTAAACATTGGCCTTAACTGGATCTGGGGATCAAGCCGTGGTCAGATTTACATCCGCCACGATGTAAATAAGAGCGGTAGCACCGTACTGTCTAATGGTGGTTACACCTCTGCTCACCTGAACATCGGTAGTGCCGATGCACAGGTTAAGCCTCTTTCCATCATGAACAATACGGCCAGACTGGCCTGGGCCTATGGCTATGCCACCCCTGGTGCAAGTTTCAGCATCTCGTTCAACTACAGCATTGGCAAGTTCGAAACCTCTGTATCCGGTATCGGCACCAAAGCAGCTAACAGCGGCGTAGACATCCGCTAATTAACTTTGCCAACCAACCACTAAGGGGCCGGCCGCTGAGATAGCGGCCGGCTTTTTTTATTCCTTTCAAAATATGACTATAAATAGCCATTTACCATCACCCCCCTCTTCCTTATCTTTAAATAACAATCCAAACCAGACACCCGAAATTAGACAAAGCACACACCCTCTATGGGGGCGACCTGCATAGGGCGACCTGCATAGGGCGACCTGCATAGGGCGACCTGCATAGGGCGACCTGCATAGGGCGACCTGCATAGGGCGACCTGCATAGGGCGACCTGCATAGGGCGACCTGCATAGGGCGACCTGCATAGGGCGACATGCATAGGGCGACATGCATAGGGCGACATGCATAGGGCGACATGCATAGGGCGACATGCATAGGGCCACCTGCAGGAGCGGCATAAGGAATACAATGCCATTAAAAAGGAGAAGTATAAGAGAAAGCCAAACCACAACAGATCAAACCAAGCACATACAAAAAGAAAGCCGTTCGCTACCAAGCGAACGGCTTTAACTAAGTGCAATGATCCGATATGTGTGCAGAATTATGCCGGTACGGCATCGTGTCTTTGATAATCTTCCATTTCGTATGCGGCCTGGCCGTGCTCGCTTCTGTCCAGTCCTTCTATCTCTACTTTAGGAGATACCCGGAGGCCTAAGGTCTTGCGTATGAGCATAAAGACCACTATAGAAAAGCTGAGGCAAGCAGTACCTATCGCCACGGTGCCGGTAACCTGGCTCAGAAACTGGCTCCACCCTGCCAGCGGCCCAAACATGCCTATGGCTAGCGTACCCCAGATACCACATACCAGGTGCACCGGTACGGCACCTACAGGGTCATCTATACGCAGGCGGTTCATCAGGTGAGTAAAGAGCACCACCAGACCACCACCGACAAGGCCGGCCCACAGAGAGTGGGTAATGTGGAATACGTCAGCCCCGGCAGTCACGCTTACCAGGCCCGCAAGTACCCCGTTGAGCACCATGCCCAGGTCATATAGCCTGCTCTGTGCATAGCTCATGATAAAGGCACCTAGCATACCCGCAGCCCCGCCCATGGCAGTATTGACAAATACCTGCGATACCTTTTCAGGATCGGCAGAAAGCACCGAGCCACCATTGAATCCGAACCAGCCAAACCAGAGCAGGAATACGCCAATAGTCGCCAGCGGCAGGCTGTGCCCGCCAAAGCGGGCGCCTACTTCATACCGGCCTATGCGAGGCCCCAGGATAAGCGTACCCGCCAGAGCCGCCCAGCCCCCTACGGCATGCACCAGTGTACTGCCTGCAAAATCATAAAAAGGTGTGGAAAGCTGGTTAAGCCAGCCGCCCCCCCACTTCCACATGCCTACTATGGGGTAGCATAAGCCCACATAAAGGCACGCAAACAACAGGAAGGATGAGATTTTGATCCGCTCTGCCACTGCCCCTGATACGATGGTGGCAGCAGTAGCGGCAAACATGGCCTGAAAAATAAACTCAGTTAAAAAAGTATAGTGCTGATTATAAAGCACACCTGCCTTTAGCGTAGGCATGATAAGCCCGAAGCCCCTGAAGCCAAAGACCCCTGCGTAAGCCCCCTCACCGGGGTACATCAGGTTAAAGCCCACCAAGGCATAAGTAAGCAGGCCAATGCCGGGAACAAGAGTGTTTTTAAAAAGTATGTTTACAGTATTTTTCTGACGGGTAAGGCCCGCCTCCAGGCCGGCAAAGCCCAGGTGCATGACAAATACAAGCAAGGTTGCGAGCATTAGCCAGAGATTGTGCACAAGAAATTCGGATGTGTTCATTTTATAGCCTCAGATGAGATATTTATTTACAAATAAGACCAAACAACGGGTATAATTCAATCCAACAAACCAAAATTTACAGTATTTTTAATTTATGTGGGGTAAAAATTAACCTATGATAAAAACAAAGCCTTGAAATCCCCATTTATTGGGTGAATGGCAAAGCACATTTTTGAAAACGTGCAGCTTTTGATAAAAATAAGGGC
It contains:
- a CDS encoding ammonium transporter, which encodes MNTSEFLVHNLWLMLATLLVFVMHLGFAGLEAGLTRQKNTVNILFKNTLVPGIGLLTYALVGFNLMYPGEGAYAGVFGFRGFGLIMPTLKAGVLYNQHYTFLTEFIFQAMFAATAATIVSGAVAERIKISSFLLFACLYVGLCYPIVGMWKWGGGWLNQLSTPFYDFAGSTLVHAVGGWAALAGTLILGPRIGRYEVGARFGGHSLPLATIGVFLLWFGWFGFNGGSVLSADPEKVSQVFVNTAMGGAAGMLGAFIMSYAQSRLYDLGMVLNGVLAGLVSVTAGADVFHITHSLWAGLVGGGLVVLFTHLMNRLRIDDPVGAVPVHLVCGIWGTLAIGMFGPLAGWSQFLSQVTGTVAIGTACLSFSIVVFMLIRKTLGLRVSPKVEIEGLDRSEHGQAAYEMEDYQRHDAVPA